The Patagioenas fasciata isolate bPatFas1 chromosome 3, bPatFas1.hap1, whole genome shotgun sequence genome contains a region encoding:
- the GTF2H5 gene encoding general transcription factor IIH subunit 5, giving the protein MVNVLKGVLIECDPAMKQFLLYLDESNALGKKFIIQDLDETHVFVLAELVNFLQERVGELMDQNSFPITQK; this is encoded by the exons ATGGTGAATGTTCTGAAAGGTGTCCTGATTGAATG TGACCCAGCAATGAAGCAGTTTCTGCTGTACTTGGATGAGTCAAATGCACTGGGAAAGAAGTTCATCATACAAGACCTGGATGAAACCCATGTCTTTGTATTAGCTGAGTTGGTTAACTTCCTCCAGGAGAGAGTGGGCGAGTTGATGGACCAAAACTCTTTTCCTATTACTCAGAAGTAA